The following are from one region of the Syngnathus acus chromosome 19, fSynAcu1.2, whole genome shotgun sequence genome:
- the LOC119138263 gene encoding zinc finger protein 385C-like isoform X2, whose product MLLGALSHNQVHPLLGSLQLSAQASLQPHNHLEHFLPLRISTSSPLSLFPNFNVMDPVQKAVINHTFGIAPPKRRATITCNICHLRFNSTNQAEAHYKGHKHTRKLKAMETQRNRQKNKPKPAAAEKEKGTAGGSDTQTDLNLNDTTDLSSTTAQVEKRHGSSPVPAAPTTDSSTNQSPQLSQQFPHSPPLPNLTQEETPLEGRGIPPASAEPLDAQGHPVVKEEDKEGVGAVEDKEGNKKQLHCPTCKVTVNSSSQLEAHCSGSKHKQMLHSPNSSRSHRRPKRTSSPRRPCRIIKQRMVGNKTKLVTGVTGQRFHCQLCQVAVNSESQLKQHMNSRRHKEHLAGKPVKVKSKFTPFNKLQPSTAFATKLALQKQLSKALPAGLLTSALNPAALCTLASSPLALRLPQGPAAIVHSPLISPALFRPAPGPLRATHPAIIFSPY is encoded by the exons ATGCTCTTAG GTGCGCTGTCCCACAACCAGGTCCACCCTCTCCTGGGTTCCCTGCAACTGTCGGCCCAAGCGAGCCTCCAGCCGCACAACCACTTGGAGCACTTCTTGCCCCTCAGGATCAGCACCTCCTCGCCCCTCAGCCTTTTCCCAAATTTCAACGTG ATGGATCCCGTGCAAAAGGCAGTGATCAACCACACCTTCGGCATCGCCCCGCCTAAGAGAAGAGCCACTATCACCTGTAATATTTGTCACCTGCGCTTTAACTCCACT AACCAGGCCGAGGCCCACTACAAAGGTCACAAGCACACTCGCAAGCTGAAGGCCATGGAGACCCAGAGGAACCGGCAGAAGAACAAGCCCAAGCCAGCCGCAGCGGAGAAAGAGAAGGGGACGGCGGGAGGaagtgacacgcaaacagactTGAATTTAAACGACACAACAG aTTTATCAAGCACAACGGCACAAGTGGAAAAACGCCACGGGAGTTCCCCAGTCCCCGCCGCCCCCACTACAGACTCCTCTACAAACCAATCTCCTCAACTGTCCCAGCAATTCCCTCACAGCCCGCCGCTTCCCAATCTAACACAAGAGGAGACACCTTTAGAAGGCCGCGGAATACCTCCCGCTTCGGCAGAACCACTCGACGCTCAAGGGCATCCTGTTGTCAAGGAAGAAGACAAGGAGGGGGTTGGGGCGGTGGAGGATAAGGAAGGCAACAAAAAACAGCTCCATTGTCCCACTTGCAAAGTGACGGTGAACTCCAGCTCCCAATTGGAAGCTCATTGTAGTG GTTCTAAACACAAGCAGATGCTGCACAGCCCCAACAGCAGCCGCTCGCACCGCAGGCCGAAGAGGACATCGTCGCCGAGACGCCCCTGCCGAATAATTAAGCAGCGGATGGTCGGCAACAAGACCAAGTTGGTGACGGGTGTCACCGGCCAGCGTTTTCACTGTCAGCTGTGCCAAGTGGCCGTCAACTCTGAGTCACAGCTCAAACAG CACATGAACAGCAGGAGACATAAAGAGCATTTGGCCGGGAAGCCTGTGAAGGTGAAGTCCAAATTCACACCCTTTAATAAACTGCAGCCCAGCACCGCATTCGCG ACAAAGCTGGCCTTGCAGAAGCAGCTGTCCAAGGCCCTGCCGGCAGGGTTGCTGACCAGCGCCCTCAACCCAGCTGCTCTGTGCACTCTGGCGTCCTCGCCGCTGGCATTACGGCTGCCGCAGGGTCCCGCAGCCATCGTCCACAGTCCGCTGATAAGCCCCGCCCTCTTCAGGCCTGCCCCGGGACCCCTCAGGGCCACGCACCCGGCCATTATTTTCTCTCCTTATTGA
- the LOC119138273 gene encoding dnaJ homolog subfamily C member 7-like, with translation MAAVDIDVPVDAEAQLHNAGELERQAEGFKEQGNAFYSKKDYSEAFNFYTKAIDACPKNASYYGNRAATLMMLCRFREALEDSQQAVRLDDCFMKGHLREGKCHLSLGNAMAAARCFQKVLDLEPSNREAQQENKNAGTLLEFERLADFGFEKRDFRKVVYCMDRALALASACHRFKILKAECLALLGRYPEAQSVASDILRMDSTNADALYVRGLCLYYEDCIDKAVQFFVQALRMAPDHEKARLACRNAKALKAKKEEGNLTFKNHSYEAAYQLYSEALRIDPNNIKTNAKLYCNRAAAGAKMNKPSQAIEDCTSAIKLDDTYIKAYLRRAQCYMHTEQYEEAVRDYDKVYQTEKTSDHKHLLKTAKLELKKSKRKDYYKVLGVGKNASDDEIKKAYRKRAMMHHPDRHSAAAPEVQKEEEKKFKEVGEAFTVLSDPKKKTRYDNGHDLGDDGNFDGGDVDANNIFRAFFGGQGFTFESNAGSAPGNMFFQFG, from the exons atggctgCTGTTGACATCGACGTGCCGGTGGATGCTGAAGCTCAGCTTCACAATGCGGGCGAATTAGAACg TCAGGCTGAAGGCTTCAAGGAGCAAGGCAATGCGTTCTACAGCAAGAAAGACTACTCGGAGGCCTTCAATTTCTACACCAAGGCGATTG ACGCATGTCCCAAAAACGCCAGCTATTACGGCAACAGGGCAGCCACCCTGATGATGCTCTGCCGCTTCCGGGAAGCGCTGGAAGATTCCCAGCAGGCCGTGCGCTTGGATGACTGCTTCATGAAA GGTCATTTACGTGAGGGCAAGTGCCACCTGTCTCTGGGCAACGCCATGGCTGCCGCACGCTGCTTCCAGAAGGTTCTGGATCTGGAGCCCAGTAATAGAGAGGCACAACAAGAG AACAAGAATGCAGGAACTCTGCTAGAGTTTGAGCGCCTGGCGGATTTTGGCTTTGAAAAGCGAGACTTCAGAAAG GTGGTGTATTGTATGGACCGGGCCTTGGCTCTGGCGTCCGCCTGCCATCGCTTCAAAATCCTCAAGGCAGAATGTTTGGCTCTGCTGGGACGCTACCCGGAGGCTCAGTCCGTCGCCAG TGATATCTTGAGGATGGACTCCACGAACGCAGATGCGCTTTACGTGCGAGGCTTGTGTCTTTACTACGAGGACTGCATCGATAAAGCTGTGCAGTTCTTCGTGCAGGCTCTGCGCATGGCGCCTGACCACGAGAAAGCCCGGCTCGCCTGCAGA AATGCCAAAGCCTTGAAAGccaagaaggaggagggaaaTCTGACATTTAAGAACCACAGCTATGAAGCCGCCTATCAGCTGTATAGCGAAGCCCTCAGGATAGATCCCAACAACATCAAGACCAACGCCAAACTCTACTGCAACAGAGCCGCAGCAGGAGCCAAG ATGAATAAACCCAGTCAGGCCATCGAAGACTGCACCAGTGCCATCAAGCTGGACGACACTTACATCAAGGCCTACTTGAGGAGAGCGCAGTG CTACATGCACACAGAGCAGTACGAAGAGGCTGTCCGAGACTACGATAAAGTATACCAGACTGAAAAAACCTCAG ACCACAAGCATCTGCTGAAGACGGCCAAGTTGGAGCTGAAGAAGAGCAAGAGGAAAGATTACTACAAGGTCCTGGGAGTGGGCAAGAACGCCTCCGATgacgaaataaaaaaagcttacCGCAAACGGGCCATGATGCACCACCCAG ACCGCCACAGTGCGGCCGCCCCCGAGGTGcaaaaggaagaggagaagaaatTCAAAGAAGTGGGCGAGGCCTTCACCGTTTTGTCAGACCCTAAAAAGAAGACCCGATACGACAACGGGCACGACCTCGGTGATGACGGAAATTTCGACGGTGGAG aCGTCGATGCAAACAACATCTTCAGGGCTTTCTTCGGTGGTCAAGGATTTACTTTTGAATCCAACGCAG GTTCTGCACCTGGAAATATGTTCTTCCAGTTTGGCTAA